The Hymenobacter sp. GOD-10R genome includes a window with the following:
- a CDS encoding class I SAM-dependent methyltransferase, translating to MDSLSLSTEHYIGNELSLFEKAVNWKAYYGSKLKPYLKNRVLEVGAGIGGTTLSLCDGSQKEWLCVEPDAALASDVSRLIETKKLPSCCHLHVGTLSDLPKQAPFDAIMYIDVVEHIEDDRSELALAYEHLAPNGVLIVLVPAYQWLYSPFDKAIGHYRRYTRSMLLKAMPPQSKILHAWYLDSVGLLASGANKMLLKQSDPTPKQIKFWDSLLVPVSKVTDKIFQHRFGKSVLVIAQKPG from the coding sequence ATGGATTCGCTGTCTCTCAGTACCGAGCACTATATTGGCAATGAGCTTTCCCTCTTCGAAAAAGCCGTCAACTGGAAAGCGTATTATGGCTCTAAGTTGAAGCCCTATCTCAAAAACCGAGTACTGGAAGTAGGCGCTGGTATTGGTGGCACAACCCTTTCCCTCTGCGACGGCTCCCAGAAGGAATGGCTGTGCGTGGAGCCCGACGCCGCCTTAGCAAGCGACGTATCCCGACTCATAGAAACCAAAAAGCTTCCCTCCTGCTGCCATCTGCACGTTGGCACGCTGTCCGATTTACCCAAACAAGCACCGTTCGACGCCATCATGTACATTGATGTGGTGGAGCACATCGAAGATGACCGCAGCGAGCTAGCTTTAGCGTATGAGCACTTGGCACCTAACGGTGTACTGATTGTGCTAGTACCGGCTTACCAATGGTTGTATAGCCCCTTCGACAAAGCGATTGGCCATTATCGGCGCTACACCCGCTCCATGCTCCTGAAAGCGATGCCGCCGCAAAGCAAGATTCTGCATGCCTGGTATTTGGATAGTGTAGGCCTATTAGCATCGGGCGCCAACAAGATGCTCCTGAAGCAAAGTGACCCCACCCCAAAACAGATTAAATTCTGGGACAGCTTGCTGGTTCCTGTCTCCAAGGTGACAGACAAAATCTTTCAGCATCGCTTCGGGAAATCAGTGCTTGTTATTGCGCAGAAGCCCGGCTAA
- a CDS encoding aldo/keto reductase, whose amino-acid sequence MEKRELGKSGLQVAPWAFGGNVFGWTIDEPTSFKLLDAFVDAGFNFIDTADVYSAWVPGNKGGESEIIIGNWLKQRGNREQLVIATKVGSEMGPGKKGLSKNYIRQAVEDSLRRLQTDYIDLYQSHRDDPDTPQEETLQAYAELIKEGKVRAIGASNFTADRLRSALEISQQQGLPRYETLQPDYNLYDRADFERELEPLCLEHNLGVINYFALASGFLTGKYRSEDDFKKSQRGGGMKKYLNDRGFRILKVLDEVAERYNATPAEVSLAWLIARPSITAPIASATKIEQLQDLAKATELKLDSAAVDQLTQASA is encoded by the coding sequence ATGGAAAAGCGTGAATTAGGAAAATCTGGCCTGCAAGTAGCCCCTTGGGCCTTCGGCGGCAATGTTTTTGGCTGGACGATTGACGAGCCTACTTCTTTCAAATTGCTGGACGCCTTCGTGGACGCTGGCTTCAACTTCATCGATACTGCCGATGTGTACTCAGCGTGGGTGCCCGGCAACAAGGGAGGCGAGTCGGAAATTATTATCGGCAACTGGCTCAAGCAGCGTGGCAACCGCGAACAGCTCGTTATTGCCACCAAAGTGGGCAGCGAGATGGGCCCAGGCAAAAAAGGTCTGTCGAAAAATTACATCCGCCAGGCCGTAGAAGACAGCTTGCGCCGCTTACAAACCGACTACATCGACCTTTACCAGTCGCACCGCGACGACCCCGATACGCCGCAGGAGGAAACCCTGCAAGCTTATGCCGAGCTGATTAAGGAAGGCAAAGTGCGCGCTATTGGCGCTTCTAACTTCACCGCCGACCGACTGCGTTCGGCCCTGGAAATTAGCCAGCAACAAGGCTTACCGCGCTACGAAACCCTGCAACCCGACTATAACCTCTACGACCGCGCCGACTTCGAGCGGGAGCTAGAGCCACTTTGCCTGGAGCATAACCTAGGTGTTATCAACTACTTCGCCTTAGCCAGCGGGTTCCTCACGGGCAAGTACCGCTCGGAAGACGACTTCAAGAAAAGCCAGCGCGGCGGCGGCATGAAGAAGTACCTGAATGACCGCGGCTTCCGCATCCTGAAGGTGCTGGACGAAGTAGCTGAGCGCTACAACGCCACGCCGGCCGAAGTGTCGCTGGCTTGGCTTATCGCCCGGCCTAGCATCACGGCTCCCATTGCCAGCGCCACTAAAATCGAGCAATTGCAAGACCTCGCCAAGGCTACGGAATTGAAGCTCGACTCGGCCGCCGTCGACCAGCTGACGCAAGCCAGCGCTTAG
- a CDS encoding M1 family metallopeptidase: MNKYLLPGLLLSAGTFLSTLATAQQMAPPVVGPRYDARALFSPTFLAERGPATRTAGGQPSATYWQNAADYKIAATLDDKQARLSATADITYTNNSPDPLPFVWVQLDQNLFSPKSRGTATTPVSGARNGNSAPGFQGGDTLQTVNIEFHGKKTKAQYHVYDTRMQIILPEAMKPHGDKLKISIAYAFNIPQYGSDRLGRLQTKNGEIFELAQWYPRMAVYDDIEGWNTLPYLSAEFYLEYGNFDYTINVPANFIVGGSGELVNRAEVLTAAQQRRLEQAASSDKTVIVRGADEVTQPNSRPAGKNGRLTWHFRCQQARDVAWAASSAFVWDAAKMNLPSGRKSLAMSLYPAEVAQDSAWNRSTEYVKKSIEYNSKQWYEYTYPAATNVAGIVGGMEYPGIVFCGARAKKGGLWGVTDHEFGHNWFPMIVGSNERKYPWMDEGFNTFINILSTKAFNNGEYKASADVEGRTAPGIIRAMQDPNADVPYTVPDVTQARNLGFAAYSKTGYGLYLLREEILGPERFDYAFRSYIKRWAFKHPQPRDFFRTMNEVAGEDLTWFWHEWFFENWLLDQAVTGVAYVNQDPAKGSLITIENRGQAAMPVIAEVKEANGKTTTVRLPVEIWQRGGTWTFRHNSTSAITSVVLNPSKLLPDINAANNTWKPVEFSDAK, from the coding sequence ATGAACAAATATCTATTGCCCGGCTTGTTGCTCAGTGCCGGTACGTTCCTATCTACGCTAGCTACTGCGCAGCAAATGGCGCCGCCGGTTGTAGGTCCCCGCTACGACGCGCGCGCGCTGTTTTCACCCACGTTTCTGGCCGAGCGCGGCCCGGCAACACGCACCGCCGGCGGCCAGCCTTCCGCTACGTACTGGCAGAATGCGGCCGACTACAAAATTGCGGCTACGCTAGATGATAAGCAGGCTAGGCTGAGCGCCACGGCCGACATTACCTACACCAATAATAGCCCCGATCCGCTGCCCTTCGTGTGGGTACAGCTCGATCAGAACTTGTTTAGCCCGAAGTCGCGTGGTACTGCCACTACACCTGTTTCGGGGGCCCGCAACGGGAACTCGGCGCCAGGTTTCCAAGGGGGCGACACGCTGCAAACCGTCAACATTGAGTTTCACGGCAAGAAAACCAAGGCGCAGTACCACGTGTACGACACGCGCATGCAGATCATTTTGCCCGAGGCCATGAAGCCGCACGGCGACAAGCTCAAGATCAGCATTGCCTATGCCTTCAACATTCCTCAGTACGGCTCCGACCGCCTAGGTCGCCTGCAAACCAAGAACGGTGAGATCTTCGAGCTAGCCCAGTGGTACCCGCGCATGGCCGTGTACGACGACATTGAAGGCTGGAACACGTTGCCGTATCTGTCGGCCGAGTTTTACCTCGAATACGGCAACTTCGACTACACCATCAACGTGCCCGCCAACTTCATCGTGGGCGGCTCGGGCGAGCTGGTGAACAGGGCAGAGGTGCTGACCGCCGCCCAGCAGCGCCGCCTAGAGCAGGCTGCCAGTTCCGACAAAACGGTTATTGTGCGCGGTGCCGACGAGGTGACCCAACCTAACTCCCGCCCAGCGGGCAAGAACGGACGCCTGACGTGGCACTTCCGCTGCCAGCAGGCCCGCGATGTGGCGTGGGCTGCGTCGTCGGCTTTTGTGTGGGATGCGGCGAAGATGAACCTGCCCAGCGGCCGGAAGTCGCTGGCGATGTCGCTCTATCCGGCGGAGGTTGCCCAGGATTCGGCCTGGAACCGCTCGACCGAATACGTTAAGAAAAGCATCGAGTACAACTCAAAGCAGTGGTACGAATACACTTACCCGGCCGCAACCAACGTGGCCGGTATTGTGGGCGGCATGGAGTATCCCGGCATCGTGTTTTGCGGAGCGCGGGCTAAGAAGGGCGGCCTATGGGGCGTGACTGACCACGAATTCGGACACAACTGGTTCCCGATGATTGTGGGCTCCAATGAGCGCAAGTATCCGTGGATGGATGAAGGTTTCAACACCTTTATCAACATCTTATCCACCAAAGCCTTCAACAACGGCGAGTACAAGGCCTCGGCTGATGTGGAAGGCCGCACTGCGCCCGGCATCATCAGAGCCATGCAAGACCCGAACGCCGACGTGCCCTACACGGTGCCCGACGTGACGCAGGCCCGAAACCTAGGTTTTGCCGCCTACAGCAAGACGGGCTACGGCCTGTATCTGCTGCGCGAAGAAATTCTAGGTCCTGAGCGCTTCGACTATGCTTTCCGCAGCTACATCAAACGTTGGGCGTTCAAGCACCCCCAGCCCCGCGACTTCTTCCGCACCATGAACGAGGTAGCGGGCGAAGATCTGACGTGGTTTTGGCACGAATGGTTCTTTGAAAACTGGCTGCTCGACCAAGCTGTAACCGGCGTGGCCTACGTCAACCAAGACCCGGCAAAAGGCTCGCTCATCACCATCGAAAACCGCGGACAGGCTGCCATGCCCGTCATTGCCGAAGTGAAAGAAGCGAACGGCAAAACCACCACCGTGCGTCTGCCCGTCGAAATCTGGCAGCGTGGCGGTACCTGGACCTTCCGCCATAACTCAACCTCGGCCATAACTTCAGTAGTACTGAACCCCAGCAAGCTCCTGCCCGACATCAACGCCGCCAACAACACCTGGAAACCCGTGGAATTTTCGGATGCTAAGTAA